The following are encoded together in the Naumannella cuiyingiana genome:
- a CDS encoding cation diffusion facilitator family transporter, translating to MGSGHSHAPAGHAGGRNRWRLQLSFGLVLTFFVVELVFGIISNSLALISDAGHMAADVVALGAALVATKLASTRDETGKRTYGWYRAEIFASGLAVLLMLIVSISIGYGAVDRIGKPEVEVNTMIMFVVGGIGLLINIIALLLLRGGSKESLNVKGAYLEVMADTLGSVGVIVAGVLVQATGQALWDTLIGLAIAIFVAVRAIMLGREVLHVLSQGTPDGIDVGEVTTALESCPGVQSVHDLHLWTLTSGMNVATAHLVTDDGADAHSVLDAAREVMRTRFAIEHATLQVEPANHQGCDELAW from the coding sequence ATGGGTTCCGGACACTCCCACGCCCCCGCCGGGCACGCCGGCGGCCGCAATCGCTGGCGGCTCCAGCTCTCGTTCGGCCTGGTCCTGACGTTCTTCGTGGTGGAGCTGGTCTTCGGCATCATCTCCAACTCGCTGGCCCTGATCTCCGATGCCGGACACATGGCCGCGGATGTGGTGGCGCTGGGTGCCGCGCTCGTCGCCACGAAGCTCGCGAGCACCCGCGACGAGACGGGCAAGCGGACCTACGGGTGGTACCGCGCCGAGATCTTCGCCTCCGGCCTCGCCGTGTTGTTGATGTTGATCGTCTCCATCTCCATCGGCTACGGGGCCGTCGACCGGATCGGCAAGCCCGAGGTCGAGGTCAACACGATGATCATGTTCGTCGTGGGTGGCATCGGTCTGCTGATCAACATCATCGCCCTGTTGTTGCTGCGCGGTGGATCGAAGGAATCCCTGAACGTCAAGGGCGCCTACCTCGAGGTGATGGCCGACACGCTCGGCTCGGTCGGCGTGATCGTCGCCGGTGTGTTGGTCCAGGCGACGGGTCAGGCGCTGTGGGACACCTTGATCGGTCTCGCCATCGCGATCTTCGTCGCCGTGCGGGCGATCATGCTCGGCCGTGAGGTGCTGCACGTCCTCTCGCAGGGTACGCCGGACGGCATCGATGTCGGCGAGGTGACGACGGCTCTGGAATCCTGCCCCGGCGTGCAGAGCGTGCACGACCTGCACCTGTGGACCCTGACCTCGGGAATGAACGTCGCCACCGCCCACCTGGTCACCGACGACGGTGCCGACGCGCACAGCGTGCTCGATGCGGCACGCGAGGTGATGCGGACCAGGTTCGCGATCGAGCACGCAACTCTGCAGGTCGAGCCCGCCAACCACCAGGGGTGCGACGAGCTGGCCTGGTAG